GCCGCACTCTCGTGGTGACCGGTGTCTCCGCCAACGTGGCCATTCCCAACGCGGTGTTCGACGCGGTGAACCGCGGCTACATCGCCGTCGTTCCCACGGACGCCATCGCGGGGGTGCCCTCCGACTACACCCCCGCGATGATCCGCAACACGCTCGCCCTGGTTGCCACGATCACCACGACCGACGAGGTGCTGGCCTGCTTCAAGCGACCGCGCAGGACTCCGGCAGAGGCTTGAACTCCCGCCTGGTCAGGCGAGCTTGATCGAGTCCCCGTCCACGGTGATCTGCTCCGCGGGCAGCGGCTTGGTCGCGGGTCCCTTCTTCACGCTGCCGTCCGCGATGGAGAACTGACTGTGGTGGCAGGGGCAGGTGATGGCGCCGTCGGTGATGCCCGTCACCGCGCAGCCCTGGTGGGTGCAGGTGGACGAGAACGCCTTGTAGGTGCCCGCCGTCGGCTGGGTGACCACGATGCCCTGGTCCTTGAAGATCTTGCCGCCGCCCTCCGGGATGTCCGCCGCCTTCGCGAGGACGGTGCCCTTCGCGCCCGCGGAGTCGGACGAGCCGTCCTGCGACCCGCACGCGGTCAGCGCGACGGCGATTCCCGTCGCTCCGGCCGCCGCGATGACGGTACGACGGGCCGGCCCCGAGGCGGGCTGAAGCGATTCGCTGGTCATGCGGACGTTTCCTTCCGAGGGGCGTCTGGTGATCTGTACGGAAGTACGGGTCGGCGGCGACCGCTGTTCAGACGGCGGTGAGATCGTCACCGGAACGAGATCCGGTGCCGACCGGCCGCGTCCGGCGACCGCACGCACCCCAGTAGCCTGGGGCGATGCTCAAGGAAGTCATCGCGACGCGCTACATCACGCCCCTGCGTGAGGGCGGCTCGCTGCCGGGGCTCGTCGAGGCCGACGATCTCGGGACGTACGTCATGAAGTTCACCGGCGCCGGGCAGGGCCGCAAGACGCTTGTCGCGGAGGTCGTCTGCGGTGAACTCGCCCGTCGGCTGGGCCTGCGCGTGCCCGGCCTCGTGACGATCGGCCTCGACCCGGTGATGGGGCTCGGTGAGCCCGACCAGGAGGTGCAGGAGCTGCTCAAGTCCAGCGGCGGCACCAACCTCGGCATGGACTTCCTCTCCCGCGCGCTCGGCTTCGACCCGCTGGCCTTCACGGTGAGCCCCGAGGAGGCGGGCCGGGTCGTCTGGTTCGACGCACTGGTCAACAACGTCGACCGCTCCTGGCGCAACCCCAACATGCTGATGTGGCGCGGCGATCTATGGCTCATCGACCACGGCGCCACCATGATCTGGCACCACAACTGGCCCGGCGCACGGACCTCCGCCGCCAAGCCGTACGACGCCTCGGACCACGCGCTCGCGCCCTTCGCACCGGACGTCGCGGCCGCCGCGGCCGAGCTGGCCCCCCTGGTCACGGAGGACCTGCTCGCCGAGGTGACCGCCGAGATCCCGGAGGAGTGGCTGGCGGACGAACCCGGCTTCGAGTCCAGCGACGCGCTCCGCCGCGCCTACGCGGAGCCGCTCCTCGCCCGGGCCGTCGACATCCACGCGCGCGTGGAGCTCAAAAAGGGGGAGAAGTGAGCGAGCGGGACGTCTTCGAGTACGCGCTGCTGCGCGTGGTGCCGCGCGTCGAGCGCGGCGAGTGCTTCAACGCGGGAGTGCTGGTGTACTGCCGCGCCCAGTCCTTCGTCATGGTCCGCACGCATCTGGACGAGGCCAAGCTGCGGGCCCTGGATCCGGAGGCGGACGTGGCAGGCGTACGGGCCGCGCTCGGCGCGGTCGAGGGTGTCTGCGCCGGCGGGGCGGCGGCCGGGCAGGCGGCGCGCGACGATGCCGGGCGGCGTTTCCGCTGGCTGATCGCTCCCCGGTCCACGGTCGTCCAGCCGGGGCCCGTGCACACCGGGCTCACCGCCGACCCGCGGGCCGAGGTGGAGCGGCTGCTCGACCTGCTGGTCAGGTAGGGCCGCTCGGGTAATGGATCACACCCACCCCGTGTGCCGTTGACACCGAGTGCCAGGGCTTCTAGCGTCACCTCCACTGAAGGTACTAAGCGGTCGCTCACCGGACGGGCGTACCGTGTGAGCCGTAGGCAGGCTTTTCCAAGGGCGAGGAGAACCAGCAATGTCCACCACTGAGCAGCGCGTCGCCGTAGTCACCGGCGCCGCGCGCGGCATCGGTGCCGCGACCGCCGTACGACTGGCCGCCGAGGGCCGCGCCGTCGCGGTGATCGACCTCGACGAGGCCGCGTGCAAGGACACCGTGGAGAAGATCACCGCCGCCGGCGGCAAGGCCATCGCGGTGGGCTGCGACGTCTCCGACGAGGCCCAGGTCGAGGCCGCCGTCGCACGGATCGCCGAGGAGCTCGGTGCGCCGACGATCCTGGTGAACAACGCGGGCGTGCTCCGCGACAACCTGCTGTTCAAGATGAGCGCGTCCGACTGGGACACGGTCATGAACGTGCACCTGCGCGGCGCCTTCCTGATGGCCAAGGCCGTCCAGAAGCACATGGTGGACGCGAAGTTCGGCCGGATCGTGAACCTGTCGTCGTCCTCGGCGCTCGGCAACCGCGGTCAGGCCAACTACTCGACCGCCAAGGCCGGTCTGCAGGGCCTCACCAAGACCCTCGCGATCGAGCTCGGCAAGTTCGGCGTCACCGCCAACGCCGTCGCGCCCGGCTTCATCGTCACCGACATGACGGCCGCCACCGCCGCCCGGGTCGGCATGGGCTTCGAGGAGTTCCAGGCCGCCGCGGCGACCCAGATCCCCGTGCAGCGCGTGGGCTTCCCCGACGACATCGCCAACGCCATCGCCTTCTTCACTGCGGACAACGCCGGCTTCGTCTCGGGCCAGGTGCTGTACGTGGCCGGCGGACCGCTCAACTAGGGCCGGGGGACACGGACATGACTGCACTTCCCGAACTCTCCGGCAAGGTCGCCCTCGTCACGGGCGCTAGCCGCGGCATCGGCTACGGCGTCGCGGAGGCCCTGATCGCCCGCGGTGACCGCGTCTGCATCACCGGACGCAACGAGGACGCCCTCAAGGAGGCCGTCGAGGCGCTCGGCTCCGACCGCGTCATCGGCGTCGCGGGCAAGGCCCACGACGAGGCCCACCAGGCCACCGCCGTCGAGCGCACCATGGAGGCCTTCGGCCGCGTCGACTACCTGGTCAACAACGCCGGTACGAACCCGGTGTTCGGCCCGATGGCCGACCTCGACCTCAACGTGGCGCGCAAGGTCTACGAGACGAACGTGATCTCGGCGCTCGGCTTCGCCCAGCTGACCTGGAAGGCCTGGCAGAGCGAGAACGGCGGCGCGATCGTCAACATCGCCTCCGTCGCGGGCGTGGCCCCCTCGCCGTTCATCGGCGCGTACGGCATGAGCAAGGCAGCGATGATCAACCTGACCGTGCAGCTCGCGCACGAGTTCGCGCCCAAGGTGCGGGTCAACGCCATCGCGCCCGCCGTCGTGAAGACCAAGTTCGCGCAGGCCCTGTACGAGGGGCGCGAGGAGGAGGCGGCAGCGGCCTACCCCCTCGGCCGGCTCGGCGTGCCCGCGGACATCGGCGGCGCCGCCGCGTTCCTCACCTCGCAGCAGTCGGACTGGGTCACCGGCCAGACGCTCGTGGTCGACGGTGGCATCTTCCTCAACGCCGGGGTCGGCTGACCCTCGCGGCAACGTCGGCGCGGGCGCGCCCGGACAGAAAGCGCGTCCGCGCCGACGTACAACACGTACAACTCGACGCACAACCGGCGCACAGTCGTCTGACAACGTCGTCATAAGCGCGCTGATCAAGTGCCCCCGTTGGGAAGGGGTTCACCCGGCGGGGCTCTGCGGTATGGTCTGCCGACCCTTGGTATGGCAGATCGAGGAGCGAGCGCGTGTTCAACCGGAACCAATGTCTACGACAACTGGCGGCGATCACCTCCATATCCCTGGTGGCCGGATGCGGAGTGCTCTCCTCGGGATCGTCCGACGACAAGGGACCGATCGTCGTGGGCACGACCAGTGCCCCCAGCACACTGGATCCGGCCGCCTCCTGGGACGGCTCCTGGGAGCTGTTCCGCAACATCTACCAGACGCTGCTGAGTTACCCCTCCGGTGCGACGACGCCGCAGCCCGACGCGGCCGAGAGCTGCAAGTTCACGGACACCGCGAACCGCACCTACCGCTGCATCCTGCGCGCGGACATGAAGTTCTCCGACGGCGACACGCTCGACGCCCGGGCGGTCAAGCACTCCATCGACCGCATCAGGAAGATCAACGTGAGCGGCGGTCCCGCGGGCCTGCTGGGAAGCCTCGACCGGGTCCAGGTGCTGGGCACCCACGAGATCGTCTTCCACCTCAACAAGTCCGACGCGACCTTCCCGTTCGTCCTCGCGACGCCCGCCATGTCGATCGTCGACCCCGACGACTATCCCGCCGACGCCCTGCGCAAGGACGGCAAGGTCTTCGGGTCCGGGCCGTACAGCCTGAAGTCGTACGAGGACGGAAAGGAGGCCGAACTCGTCAGGAACGACCACTACAAGGGCTTCGCCCAGCTCAGGAACGACGCGGTGACCATCCGCTACTTCCAGAGTTCGGCCCCGATGGTCCAGGCCCTGAAGGACAAGAAGATCGACGTCACCTTGCGTGGCCTCGCCGCCTCGGACGTCGTCTCCCTCCAGAGCCATGCCTCGCAGCAGGGCCTCGAACTCGTCGAGGGCGCGGGGATCGAGATCAGCTACCTGGTGTTCAACCCGAAGGACCCGTGGGCCAGGAAGGTCGCGGTCCGCAAGGCGGTCGCGCAGATCGTCGACCGGGCGGCCATCGCGCACAAGGTCTACAAGGACACCGTCGACCCCTTGTACTCCATGGTCCCGAAGGGACTGGCGGGGCACACCACGGGCTTCTTCGACGACTTCGGCGAGCCCAGTTCCTCCAAGGCCCGCAAGCTCCTCCTGGAGGCGGGCATCACCGGCCACGTCCCCCTCACCCTCTGGTACACCACCGACCGGTACGGCTCCGAGACCCGACCCGAGTTCGAGGAACTGAAGCAGCAGCTCGAGGACTCCGGCCTCTTCAAGGTCACTCTCAAGGGCCGTCCGTGGAAGACGTACGAAGCGGGGTACCGCAAGGGCGAGTACCCGGTGTTCGGGCGCGGCTGGTTCCCCGACTTCCCGGACGCCGAGAACTTCATCGCGCCCTTCGTCGGCGAGCAGAACGCGCTCGGGACGCCCTACCCGTCCCCCAAGATCACCGACACCCTGCTGCCCGAGTCGCGCCGCGAGAGCGACCGGGGAGCCGTGGTCAAGGAGTTCGAGGAAGCCCAGCAGATCCTCGTCGACGACGCCCGGCTGCTGCCGCTGTGGCAGGGCAAGCAGTACCTCGCCGCGAGCGAGGAGATCGCTGGAGTCGAGCAGGCGCTTGACCCGTCGACGATCATGATGATGTGGGAGCTGTCCCGCAAGACCAGCTGGTAGCCCCGGCAGCCCGGGGGTCGGATCCGATTGTCAGTGGTCGCCTGTAGGTTCTGTGGCCTGGAAGTGATCGCACAACGGAGGAAGTTGACGTGACCGACACCGCCATGCTGCCCGAGTCCTGGCGCGGCGTCCTGGGCGACGAGCTGGAGCAGCCCTACTTCAAGGAACTCACCGAGTTCGTCGAGGAGGAGCGCGCGAAGGGCCCCGTCCACCCTCCGCGGGAGGAGGTCTTCGCCGCGCTCGACGCGACGCCGTACGAGCAGGTGAAGGTGCTGATCCTCGGTCAGGACCCGTACCACGGCGAGGGCCAGGGGCACGGTCTGTGCTTCTCCGTCCGGCCCGGTGTGAAGATCCCCCCGTCGCTGCGCAACATCTACAAGGAGATGAACGCGGAGCTGGGCACCCCCATCCCGGACAACGGCTATCTGATGCCGTGGGCCCAGCAGGGCGTCCTGCTGCTCAACGCGGTCCTCACGGTGCGCGGGGGCGAGGCCAACTCGCACAAGGCCAAGGGCTGGGAGCGGTTCACGGACGCGGTGATCCGCGCGGTGGCCGACCGCCCCGACCCGGCGGTCTTCGTACTGTGGGGCAACTACGCGCAGAAGAAGCTCCCGCTGATCGACGAGGAGCGGCACGCCGTGGTCAAGGGCGCGCACCCCTCGCCGCTGTCCGCGAAGAAGTTCTTCGGCTCGCATCCGTTCACGCAGATCAACGAGGCGGTCGCCAAGCAGGGGCACGACCCGATCGACTGGACCGTTCCGAACCTGGGCTGACCGGCTGACCAGCAAGCCGACGGGCCGGGACCGTCACCGGGCCGGGACGGCCATTGAGCCGGGACCGTCACGCCCGGGGCCTGTCCGCCGGACAGGCCCCGGGCCGGCGGTGCACGGAGCGGCCTGAGCGGGATTGCCGGTGGCTGCGGTTAGCGTCTGAAGGACAGTGACGAGCCTGGAGGACGCGGTGGCGGAGCAACAGGAGCAGGCGGCGCCGGACGCCGTGATGACCCGGATCGGTCAGGTCGTCATGCTGCACCACGGCGGTGACCGCGAGGAGGCTCGGGGCCGCTTCCTGGACCTGTGGGCGGAGATCGGGGAGGCCGGCGACCCGCTGCACCGCTGCATGCTCGCCCACTACATGGCGGACACCCAGGACGACCCCTCGGACGAACTCGCCTGGGATCTACGGGCGTTGTCGGCGGCCGACGAGCTCACCGACGGGCGGGTGGCCGAGCACCACCAGTCACTCGCGGTGCGCGCGTTCTACCCGTCGCTGCATCTGAACCTGGCCGCCGACTATGTGAAGCTCAACCGCTCCGAGGCCGCCCGCAGCCATCTGCGCCGGGCGCGCGGAGCGGTCGGCGCCCTCGGGGACGATCCCTACGGGGACGGCGTCCGGGCGGCGATCGGCCGCCTGGAGCTGAGGCTCGCAGCGGAGGACGGCACATCGGCGCAGGAGTCGCGGCCCTTCGACGGTCCCGGAGGGGAGACGCTCGGACCGCCGCGACAGAGGCCGTAGCGTCTCCCGGTCCTCAACCGTGCGCTGCCCTGTGGGCGCGTGCCGGACCGTTCGTCAACGGCCGTACGCCCCCTTGCAGATGACCGACTCCGGGCTGTCCGCCTTCCAGCCGCCGTACTTCCTGCCGAGGGCGCACACGTCCTGCTGGTTCATCGGGACGCCCTTGGGCACGGCCGGGCCGACGGTGTGCGGTGCGGGCCGGTGCGGCTCCCGCCTCTCCTTCGGCTTCGGGGCGGGGTGCCGGCGGCGCGGAGTGGTCCCTGACGCTTCTTCGGGTGCGGCTGCGGCTGGGTCCGCCGCCGGGTTCTTCGCCCGTGTGCCCGGCGACGGCTTCCGGGACGGTCCGATGAGTTCCAGCGCCTCCTTGGCCGGCGCCTGCACGATCTGCGGGTCTGGCTTCTGCGGCCCTGCCTTGCCGTCGGGGCGGGGTTCCGACGGCCGGGACGGCGCGGCCGACGGGCCGGGGACGAGTGGTCGCTGGACGGTCACACAGCCGGAGAGGGCGGTGACAGCCACGGTGACCAGGAGCGTTGCGGTGGTCCTCGTTCGATGCACCCGCGCAACTCTGCTGTGTCGGGACCGCTTTGGGGGAGCGGACAAGCGGAGGATGCCCCGCACGGGTGATCCTTCCGCTCCTCCGGAGGGCGCCGGTGCGTCCGGTGTGACGCCGGGCCTGGTAGCTGTGTACCGCCGGGCCCGGTCCCTGATCGCCGGTCCCTAGTCGCCGGTGGCGCCGTCGACGCGCTCCCGGAGCAGGTCGGCGTGACCGTTGTGGCGCGCGTACTCCTCGATCATGTGGGTGTAGATCCAGCGGAGGCTGAAGGGCTCGTCGGTGAACCGGCTCTTGCCCACGGAGGCGTCGTCCAGGGCGAAGCGCGCCGCGTTGCGCCGGGCGATCTCGATCTCGGCCTGCCAGGTGGCGTGGGCCTCCTCCCAGGTGTCTGCCTCGGTGAGATGGAACTCGCCGTCCGGGTCCTCGTCGCTGAAATAGATCGGCCCCGGGTTGTCGTCCACGAGGACCTTGCGGAACCAGCTCCGCTCCACCTCCGCCATGTGCCGCACGAGACCCAGCAGGGACAACTCGGAGGGCGGCACGGAAGCGGTTCTGAGCTGGGCGTCGTCCAGTCCCGCGCACTTCATCGCGAGGGTCCGGCGGTGGTAGTCGAGCCAGCCCTCCAGCATGGTGCGCTCGTCGGCGTTGTTCGCGGGTTCGGTGCGTTCGATGGTCATGGCCGCATCATCGCGGAGCGGGGTGGGGAGGGGCACGGTGTTTTCCGTGCGGCCCGCGACCGGGCCATCGAGGACGCGGTCGTGCTCGCCACCATCGCGGTCGTGCTCGCTGACCTTCGCGGTCGTGCTCGGCGGCCTCCGCGGTCGTGCTCGCCGGCCTTCGCCGACCGGCGGCCGCCGCAGCCGCCGTATGCTTCCGGTGAGGTCGAGATCCGGCCTGCACCCGGTGGCCTGAAACCCGGCGCGCACTCCCTGAGGAGACCCCTGTGAAGGTCGGCTGCATCGGACTCGGCGACATCGCGCAGAAGGCCTATCTGCCGGTCCTGGGCGCGCTGCCCGGGGTCGAGCTGCACCTCCAGACGCGGACGCCGGCGACCCTCGCCCGGGTCGCCGACACGCTCCACCTCCCCGACGCGCAGCGCCACACCGACCTCGGTGCTCTGCTCGCTCAGGGCCTCGACGCGGCGTTCGTGCACGCGCCCACCGCCGTGCACCCCGAGATCGTGACGCGGCTTCTGGAGGCGGGCCTACCGACCTACGTCGACAAGCCGCTCGCGTACGAACTCGCCGACTCCGAGCGTCTCGTGCGGCTCGCGGAGGAGCGGAACGTCAGCCTGGCCGTCGGCTTCAACCGCCGCTGCGCACCCGCGTACGCGCAGTGCGCCGACCACCCGCGCGAGCTGATCCTGATGCAGAAGAACCGCATCGGGCTGCCCGAGGAGATCCGCTCGATGATCCTCGACGACTTCATCCACGTCGTGGACACCCTGCGGTTCCTGGTGCCCGGGCCGGTCGACGACGTGACCGTGCGGGCCCGGGTCGAGGACGGGCTGCTGCACCACGTCGTGCTGCAACTCGCCGGGGACGGCTTCACGGCGCTCGGCGTGATGAACCGGCTCAGTGGGTCCGCCGAGGAGATCCTGGAGGTCTCCGGGCAGGACACGAAGCGTCAGGTGCTCAACCTCGCCGAGGTCGTCGATCACAAGGGGCAGCCGACCGTGCGGCGGCGCGGGGACTGGGTGCCGGTGGCCCGGCAGCGCGGCATCGAGCAGGCGGTGCTCGCTTTCCTCGACGCCGTCCGCGCGGGCAAGGTGCTCAGCGCCCGGGACGCGCTGGCGACTCATGAACTGTGCGAGCGGGTGGTACGGGCGATCCAGGAGCGGTCCGCCGCAGCCTGAGGGTCCGGGCGCCCTCCGTGGCGCACAGGGCGGCCAGCACCAGCAGGGCTCCGTGCACCGGCCAGTCGCCGTACCGGACGTACGGGGTGACACCGCGTGCCAGCGGCACGTCGTACACCGCCGACGCGCTCGCCCCCGTACCGAGCCAGGAGCCGACGCGCTCGCCGCTCGGACCGTAGACGGCGGAGACACCGGTCAGCGTCGCGTGCACCATCGGACGGCCGGTCTCGGCGGCCCGCAGCGCCGCCAGCGACGCGTGCTGCTCCGGGGCCCAGCTCTGCTGGAACGACGACGTCGACGACTGCGCGAGGAGCACCTCGGCGCCGTCCTGGGCGAGATGCCGGCTCATGTCGGGGAACGCCGACTCGAAGCACACCATCGGGCCGATGCGCAGCCCGTGTCCGACGTCCATCACCACCTGCTCGGTGCCACGCCTGCGGTCCTCGCCCGCCGCCTTGCCGACCGAGGTCGCCCAGCCGAGCAGGGAACGCGCGGGGACGTACTCGCCGAAGGGGACCAGCCGCATCTTGTCGTAGCGGTCGCCGGTCGGGCCCTGCGGCCCCACCAGGACCGAACTCTTGTAGATCCCGGGCCGGTCGGAGCGGCGGGCGTCGACGTTCACGAGTATGTCGGCGTTGAGCTCACGAGAGAGTCTGGAAATCCGACTAGCCAGGTCGGGGCGGTCGGCGAGGTCGAAACCGACACTGCTCTCGCCCCAGACGATCAGATCCACGTCCTGACCGGCCAGCGCGCGGGTGAGCTTCTCCTCGCGGGCGAAGCGCTTGTCGCCGCTGCCGATGCCGTCGACGACACCGGGCTGTACGACGGCGATCCGCACCCGGCCGTCCGCCTCCGGACGCGGCGCCCATGCCCAGGCCGCCGATGTCGCGGCGGCCGTGGCGACCAACCCCGCCACGGCCGGGACGGCCACGGCGGGGATACGGGACTCACGCACCGACACGAGTACGGCGACCGCGACGTTGATCGCGACCACCAGGAAGCTGAGCAGCCACACCCCGCCGACCGAGGCGAGCCGCAGCGCGGGCTCCACCTGCCACTGACTCGACCCGAGCAGGCCCCACGGCCCGCCCAACCCCTGCCAGGACCTGACGAGTTCGACCATCAGCCAGCCCGACGGCAGCACCACGAGCGCGGCCACGACCTGGCCGGGGGACGGAGCACGCGCGCCTCGACGGGCCGACGTCACGCCCACGGCCTGTCCAGCCGACGACGGCGGCCCCGCGAGGAACCGTCGTACGAGCCAGCCCCAGGGGGCCCACAGCGCGCCGAGGAGCGCCGCGATGATCACGGTGAAGACATGCAGGCTCGGCAGCAGCCAGTGGTGCACGGCCAGCATGAACCCGAACCCGCCCAGCCATCCGTCGTACGCGGCCCGCCGTCCCGTCGGCGCCGAGCGGATCAGCAGGATCCACGGCACCAGGGCGACGTACGCGAACCACCACAAGGACGGGGCCGGGAAGGCGAACACGGGGAGGGCGCCGGCCAGCGCCGCGAGCGTGCCACGCCGCCATGGGGAGTCGAGCCAGCTCCTGGGCATTTTCATACGGCGCCTCCCTACACCCCATGGGTGCCTTCAGTGTGCGCGCCGGAGACGATCTCCGACAGGGGGCATTCTCCGGCGGGGCGCCTGTTGGTGGGGCGCGCGTCGGACCGGCGCGCGTCGGCGGGCGCCTGTTCAGGAGGGCGCCGGCTCCGGAGGGTGCTGCGCGGTGCGGCGCCACTTCTCCTGGACGACCACGGCGCGCAGCCGCCAGCCCTCGTCGGTACGCAACAGCCCGAACGCGTAGCGGCCGCCGCACACGAAGTCGGGCGCCGTGGACGCCGCGTCGTGCCCCGCGAACCGCATCGGATTGACATAGTCGGCCTGGATCCGGGCCGTGTCGCCGGTGTCTCCGTCCAGGATCTCGAACCGCAGGAGCCGGTTGATGATCAGATGCTGGCGCATGGGAAACAACTGCATGCTCTGCGCGAGCCACCCCGAGACCTCGGCGGCGTCTCCTTCGATGCCACCGGCCGAGCGGTAGTCGGCCCGTCCGTCCGGCGTGAACAGCCTTCGGTAGGCCTCCCAGTCACCGTCGTCCACCGCCACTGCGTACTCGGTGACGATGTCGTCGACGGCCAACCGGTCCATCACCGTCGCAAGCTCCACACGCTGCGTCATCGGCACAGTGTTGGCCACGGAGCGTGTCGCGCCAAGAGGGCGCGCAATGATATTCGTTGGCCGGGACCGGTTCCCACACCGCACGCTGGTACCCGTGAACGATCAATCCGCTGATCGGGCCACCGGTCGAGCCTCCGACCGACCGCCCGCCGCAGAGCCCACCTTCCGCGTCCGAGCACGCCATACGCCCTCCACGATCACCGTCTACCAGGCGTACGCCCCCGCGATCGGCCGGCCCGCCGCCCGGGACAACCGCTTCCCGGCGGCCTGGAAGCGCGACCGGATGACGTGGATCAAGCCCTCGTTCCTCTGGATGATGTACCGCTGCGGTTGGGGTACCAAGGAGAGCCAGGAGACCGTGCGGGCCGTGGAGATTCGCCGTGAGGGCTTCGAGTGGGCGTTGCGGAACGCCTGCCTCTCGCACTACGTGCGGGGGCTGCATGCGGACGCGGGCGACTGGAAGCGGCAGTTGAAGAGGGCGCCCGCTCGGGTCCAGTGGGACCCCGAGCGAGATCTTCGGCTGAACCCGCTGCCGTACCGATCGCTGCAGTTGGGGCTCGCGGGCGAGGCGGCTGCACGGTTCGCGGACGAGTGGATCGTGGGGATCGATGACGTGACGCCGCTTGCGACGGAGATCCACGCTTTCGTACGCCGGGGAACTCGACCGCGCGGCGGCGCTGTTGCCCGAGGAACGTCCTTACCCACTCGACGGCGACGTCCTGGAGCATCTGCGGTCATAGGCCGACCCCCGAAGATCGGGGCGGTGAGTCGTCACGCCCTCAGGTCCTGGGGTCTTAGTGCTGGTGTGGCGCCGGAGTCGCGGCTCAGGCCGCCTTGATGACCTCTCCCCGTATCGCGGCGGCCCATTCCACGACCAGCAGTTCGTACTCGGCGCGCTCCTGGGCGGACAGCGTGCCACTGGTGCGCATCCACAGCGCGCGAATCTGTTCGTTTAACGCCGCCGCAGAACGCACGGAACCAGAGGAGATCGAGTCGGGGGACATGGCCACAAGCCTAGGGGCAAGGACTGACACTGCGCTACCAGTCGGCTACTCATCACGTATGTGGTTGGTCACGGCCGGCGGCGCCGGGATCAGTCGACCCGGGTCTCACCCCCGTTCCGCCCAGGCGCGCGACCACGCGAGCAGAGGCTGCATCGCGGCCACCAAGTCGTCGCCCAGCGGGGTGAGTTGCCAGGTCGACGCGGCCGTCACGGTGGTGATGCCCGCCTCACGGAGTTCCGTGAGGCGGGTGGACAGGACGCTGGAGGACATGTCGTCGCAGCGGCGCTGGAGATCGCGGAAGCCGAGCGCGGCGCCGCCCCGGTGCAGTTCCCAGATGATGCGCAGGGCCCAGCGTCTGCCGAGGAGATCGAGGGCCGCCATGACGGGACGGCCGGTCGTCGAGCCGCGTACCGGGCGGCCGGGGGTCGGTGTCCCGGAGGCGAGGGGATGCGGATCCGGGTCGGGGTTCGTGGCCAAGTGTGTGCCTCTCGAACGGAGTCGATCAACGCCTGCTCAAGCCTCACTCTTGCGCTTCGATTTCAGAAGCGCAAGAGTTCTGGTCATGAAGCAGCGCATCGACGGCGTCACGCCGCCCTACGAGCCGGAAACCGACCGCGCGTTGCACCGGTGGATGCCGCCCGGTGTCGCCCGCGAGCCCCTG
Above is a genomic segment from Streptomyces sp. R21 containing:
- the lnt gene encoding apolipoprotein N-acyltransferase, producing MKMPRSWLDSPWRRGTLAALAGALPVFAFPAPSLWWFAYVALVPWILLIRSAPTGRRAAYDGWLGGFGFMLAVHHWLLPSLHVFTVIIAALLGALWAPWGWLVRRFLAGPPSSAGQAVGVTSARRGARAPSPGQVVAALVVLPSGWLMVELVRSWQGLGGPWGLLGSSQWQVEPALRLASVGGVWLLSFLVVAINVAVAVLVSVRESRIPAVAVPAVAGLVATAAATSAAWAWAPRPEADGRVRIAVVQPGVVDGIGSGDKRFAREEKLTRALAGQDVDLIVWGESSVGFDLADRPDLASRISRLSRELNADILVNVDARRSDRPGIYKSSVLVGPQGPTGDRYDKMRLVPFGEYVPARSLLGWATSVGKAAGEDRRRGTEQVVMDVGHGLRIGPMVCFESAFPDMSRHLAQDGAEVLLAQSSTSSFQQSWAPEQHASLAALRAAETGRPMVHATLTGVSAVYGPSGERVGSWLGTGASASAVYDVPLARGVTPYVRYGDWPVHGALLVLAALCATEGARTLRLRRTAPGSPVPPARTVHESPARPGR
- a CDS encoding nuclear transport factor 2 family protein; protein product: MTQRVELATVMDRLAVDDIVTEYAVAVDDGDWEAYRRLFTPDGRADYRSAGGIEGDAAEVSGWLAQSMQLFPMRQHLIINRLLRFEILDGDTGDTARIQADYVNPMRFAGHDAASTAPDFVCGGRYAFGLLRTDEGWRLRAVVVQEKWRRTAQHPPEPAPS
- a CDS encoding winged helix-turn-helix transcriptional regulator encodes the protein MATNPDPDPHPLASGTPTPGRPVRGSTTGRPVMAALDLLGRRWALRIIWELHRGGAALGFRDLQRRCDDMSSSVLSTRLTELREAGITTVTAASTWQLTPLGDDLVAAMQPLLAWSRAWAERG